Sequence from the Fulvivirga ligni genome:
GGCATCACCCTGGCCTAAAAGATCCGTGTAATGATCATGTATTTCCTCATCAGGCAGGCCCGCGGTATGATCACAGATGCCATCAACAGTCATGTTTAATGCTGCAATTATTTTTCTCATCACAATTAAGTTAAGCTTGTAAAACAAGTTATCATTCTATACTCAAACTTATAATTCCATAAGAATATAATGAAGGGTAAATCTTGCCATACTGGAGGGCTACTAGCGACGTTGAACCATTAATATTTGAAACCTCTTTTCACTGATCATTAAGAATCAGATCGTTGTACAAGGCCTCATACAAAGTATCAAATGTCATGGATTTACTCTCCCAAAAACCTGGCCTTTACCCCTTCTCTAAATTGTTCATCACCTGCCTGTTTTCTTTGCTCATACATGGCTTTAGCATCTTCACCTGCAGGATATCTTAATTTGTGCTTTCCATCGGTGGCAGCCTCATACACCACCTCGGCGATCTGCTCTGGCGTAGAATAACTTTTCTGTCGCTCAGGATCTCCAAATACGGACATCACTTTCTGCATAGTATCATTGTAGGCCTCATGAGCCGTTAAATCAATAGATCGGCCGGCAAAATCTGTTGAGATGCCACCTGGCGATACTGTTTTCACTTCAATCCCTAATGGATTCAGTTCAAAGGCCAGGCTCTCGCTCCATCCTTCCAGGCCCCATTTAGTAGCATGATACACTGAATTTAACGGAAAGGCAACTAGACCGCCAATGGAAGTAGTGGTTATAAAAAGGCCGCTTTTCTTTTCTCTGAAATGAGGAATAAAGGCCTGTGTCACTCTCATTACCCCTAGTAAGTTGGTATTGATCTGCCTCACTAGCTGCATATCAGTAGCTCCTTCAAACGGGCCTGCTAAGCCATAACCAGCATTATTAAAGACAACATCAATAGGTCCAAAAGCAATTGCTTTTTCAGTGGCCGTCTTAATCTGCTCAGGATCAGTAACATCTAAGGCCAATAGCTCAACGTTAGGTAGTTTATCCAGTTCATCCTCTTTTTCAGGGGTACGCATGGTGGCTATTACATTCCATCCTTTGCTGGCAAAGAGCTTCGCAGTAGCTTTACCCAAACCTGTGGATGCTCCGGTTATAAATATTCTTTTTGACATATAATCTTATTTTCTTTAAATCTAAGCGATAAGTTATTAGGACCAACTTTCTAAGTAAAGTATTCACCGTCCCACGGCTTTTGGAAAGAGATGGTATTGCCAGGGTAAAGGTCAATACAACATTTTCCCATCGGCTGTTTTTCCCTAAATAGTGAGTATGGTAATCTTCCATGCGTGAATAGGAATTCGCCCTGGAAGTTTTGATTCAGGCTTATTAGATTTTCTAAATACCTTAAACAATATTGATAGTTCATAAAGTATGGAAAAGCCTAATCATTGGCCATTCCTATATCTTTCAAATCTAGTGATTTTAAAAATGACTATGGTTGATATGGCCCTCCTGTTTCGCCCCAACCCCATTTTGGCATAGGTTCATGAGTATCCATGGCTATTTCCTCGGCATTTGAATTGATTACCGCCAGCCGTGTTCCCCATTCCAGATAGCTTACGAAAGCCGAACGAAATTCCGGGTCATCAGGAAGCTTTAGCTCATCAGCGGCTTGCAGTAAAAGATCCATCCAGCGCTTTCTCTGCGGCTCTGAAATATGCTTTTGAAAATGCTTCTTCACCATACCGAAGTGACTGCCTCCATTTTCGGTATATAGCTTAGGTCCGCCTAATACTTCGGAAATAAAGTGAGCCACATTGATCTGGTGCTGCTCAGACATATGCTGAAAAAGACCCTTTAGTGTATCATCCTCCACTACTTTATCATAAAACCTGGTGATTAGGGTTTTAATAGTCTCTAGCCCTCCAGCCCACTCATACAAGGTCGGAATATTATGATTTTCCATATCCTGGTTGTTTAATGATTTGTTGTACTAGAGTGGTTATACGCAGAAAACGAATTAACCATCACAAATCTGTTCGATTATTTTAGGATAATTCTCTCATTAAATAAGTGGTAATGAATATACCTGTGCGGGATATAGAAGGCCTGAAAGCCTTATTTCTCTGCTCTTCGCTCTAATATTTCAGTAGCTGCTGAAACGGCGTAGTCCGCATAATGATCTGGTTGCTTCACCACCGTTAACAGTTTTTCAGTTTCCCAGTCAGCACAGGTTTGAAGGAATTCCTTTCGTTTCACATCATAAAGATGTTCTCTTCGGCGCTTTTCCTTATCAGTGACTGTA
This genomic interval carries:
- a CDS encoding SDR family oxidoreductase; translated protein: MSKRIFITGASTGLGKATAKLFASKGWNVIATMRTPEKEDELDKLPNVELLALDVTDPEQIKTATEKAIAFGPIDVVFNNAGYGLAGPFEGATDMQLVRQINTNLLGVMRVTQAFIPHFREKKSGLFITTTSIGGLVAFPLNSVYHATKWGLEGWSESLAFELNPLGIEVKTVSPGGISTDFAGRSIDLTAHEAYNDTMQKVMSVFGDPERQKSYSTPEQIAEVVYEAATDGKHKLRYPAGEDAKAMYEQRKQAGDEQFREGVKARFLGE
- a CDS encoding group II truncated hemoglobin, whose translation is MENHNIPTLYEWAGGLETIKTLITRFYDKVVEDDTLKGLFQHMSEQHQINVAHFISEVLGGPKLYTENGGSHFGMVKKHFQKHISEPQRKRWMDLLLQAADELKLPDDPEFRSAFVSYLEWGTRLAVINSNAEEIAMDTHEPMPKWGWGETGGPYQP